From the Saccharomonospora marina XMU15 genome, the window CGACGAGCAGTGCGATGACCACTGTGGACACCAGCACGCCGGTGACGTACGGCGAGAGCCCGGCGAAGCCAGCTCCGACGAGCAGCTCCCACGTCAGGCCGCTGCCGACCGCCTGCGGCACCAGGTAGGAGAGGATCACCAGTTGCACCACGGTGACGGCGGTGAGCCGCACCCGCTCCGAGTCGAGCCTGCGCCCGAGGAAGTCGGGGATGGAGAACTCGCCGAAGCGGCGCAGCGGAGCGGCGACGAACAGCAGCACCGGCACGAAACCGGCGGCGAACCCCGTCGCGTACCAGACGCCGTCCAGCCCCGAGACGTAGACCGCGGCGGCGACGCCGAGAAACGACGCGGCGGAGAAGTAGTCGCCGCAGATGGCGCACGCGTTGGTGACGACGCCGACCCGCCTGCCTGCGAGGTAGAACTCCAGCGTCGAGGCTCCGCGCGGTCGCAGCACGAGGCCGACCACCAGGACGCTGACCAGCAGGGCGGCCAGCACCGCGAGGCTCGCGGCGATCACGGTCGCTCGTCTCCGGTGTCGGGAAGGTCCTGCTGCTCACCGAGCATGCGGTCCTCCACCGCGTTGGACAGTGTCGCGGCCGCGGCCGCGAGCAGGAAGAAGAAGACGTACAGCCCGAACGCGGCCAGCACGAAACTCGGGGTCATGCCGCCGACGAGGCGACCCCGCGACCACCAGTCGACGGTGAGCGTCAGTACCGGCACGGCGACGACAACGCCGAGAAACACGACGAAGTGCCCGACCACGACGCGGCGCACGGTGCGGAAGGCCGCGTCCACGTCCGCGGGCGCGTCGTACTCGTCCCCGGGGTCGTGGCCGGTGAACCGCGGATCGTCGTCGGTCGCAGGCACATCGGGACCCTACTGCCGCAACGGGCGCAGCAGAACTGTTCCGCCGCACCGCGTGGGACCGTGCTGGTGGTTCCGTAGGGCCGCCGCTACTGCGCTGCGCGAATGCGCAGTGCGGCGCGGATGAGCAGGAACGCCCCGCCGCCGACGAGGACGAGCCCGATTCCGGGCAGCAGGCTGCCCCAGCTGTCGGTGCTGCTGGACAGTTGCACGATGCGCAGTAGCTGCCAGCCGACGAGCACCGCGGCGACGATGCCGGGCAGCAGTGCGTGCGCGAAGGCCACCCGCCGGTAGGGCAGCAGCGCTCCGGCGACGGCGATGGTGCCCGCGCAGATCGTCCACAGCCCGGCTCCCGCCACGCCGGAGAGGTGGCCGACCGGCGTCGACACCCAGGGCATGAGCGAGCCGACCAGCATGAGCAAGCCGCCGAAGATCATGCGGACGCTGCCGACGTGCATGATGCGGCGACGGCCGGTCGTTGCCGCTGCCGCGCTGGTCATCGAGGACATGCCGGGCAGTGTAGGGCGGCGTTCGGGCCGATCCCGAGCGCCGGCTCCACCAGCGGTCGTCGAGCGGGTGTGAGCGGGCGGTTCGCCGCCGCGAGCGGCACGAGCGGTCCCGCGGGCGGTGTCCGCGCCGGGTCCGCGACCGTTCGTCGGCGAATGCGGGACGCTCGCGAAGCAATTCTTGCCTCGCCCGATTTGCCCGCTCGATCCTTCCGACACCCGTAACGCGGTTTCGAAGGGAGCCAACGGTGGCTCACACTGGAGAAGAAGGCCAGGTCGCCTCCCAGGGCGACTGGCGTCGAGAGTACTGGCGGCGAAATCTCCGCCTGAAGCTCATACTGCTGTCCATCTGGTTCGTCGTGCCGTTCGGCGGCGGGATCCTGTTCGTGGAACAGCTGAACCAGGTCAGCTTCGGTGGGTACCCGCTGGGCTTCTGGATCGCCCAGCAGGGCTCGATCTACACCTTCCTGGTGCTGATCCTCATCTACGCGGTCCGCATGGACCGGCTGGACGACAAGTTCGGTGTCAGTGAGCGCGATGGGGAGGGCAACCGGCTATGAGCAACATTCAGGTCTGGACGCTGGTCTTCATCGTCATCACGTTCGCCATCTACATCGGCATCGCGTGGCGCAGCCGGGTAGCCGAGACCAAGGGCTTCTACGTCGCGGGTCAGGGCATCCCGACCGTCGCCAACGGTGCCGCCATCGCCGCCGACTGGATGTCGGCCGCGTCGTTCATCTCGATGGCGGGTCTGATCGCGTTTCTCGGCTCGGACGGCTCGATCTACCTGATGGGCTGGACCGGTGGCTACGTGCTGCTGGCCATGCTGATCGCGCCGTACCTGCGCAAGTGGGGCAAGTTCACCGTTCCGGAGTTCGTCGGTGACCGCTACTCCGAGTTGGTGCGCACCGTGGCCGCCGGTGCGGCGATCATCATCTCGTTCACCTACGTCGTCGGGCAGATGAACGGCGGCGGGATCGTCTTCAGCCGGTTCCTCAACATCAACATCACCGGCGGTGTGATCATCGCGGCGGCGATCATCTTCACCTATGCGGTGCTCGGCGGCATGAAGGGCATCACCTGGACCCAGGTGGCGCAGTACACGGTGCTGATCATCGCGTACCTGATCCCCGCGATCGCCGTGGCACAGCTGATCACGGGCATCCCGATCCCGCAGGTGTCCTTCGGGCAGATCCTCAACGAGCTCAACGCGCTGAGCACCGAGTTCGGGCTGGACCGCTACACCGACGCCTTCACGGCACGGCCCATGATCGACATCTTCCTCGTGACGCTGACCCTGATGATCGGTACGGCGGGTCTGCCGCACGTGATCATCCGGTTCTACACGACGAAGACCGTGCGCGGTTCCCGGTACTCGGCGTTCTGGGCGCTGCTGTTCATCGCCCTGCTGTACACGACCGCTCCCGCGGTGGGCGCGTTCACCAAGTTCAACCTGCTCGACGGCGTGCAGGGCAAGGCGGTCAGCGAGCTGCCGCAGTGGATCAGCAACTGGGCGGCGACCGGGCTGGTCTCGATCAACCCGGACGCGACGACCATCGAGTCCGTCAGCAACAGCGCCGACGCCGGAGCCGACCTGACCATCAACAACGACATCCTCGTGCTGGCCTCCCCGGAGATCGCGGGGCTGCCCGCGCCGATCGTCGGGCTGGTGGCCGCGGGCGGCATGGCCGCGGCGATGTCGACGGCGGCCGGCCTGCTGCTGGTCATCGCGTCGTCGGTGTCGCACGACTTCTACTTCCGCCGCATCCGTACCCACGCCTACGACCGGGAGCGGCTGCTCATCGGCCGGGTGGCGATGGCGGGAGCCGTGGTCGTCGCGGTGATCGCGGGCATCAACCCGCCCGCGTTCGTCGCGCAAGTGGTGGCGTTCGCCTTCGGCATGGCCGCGTCCAGTTTCTTCCCGGCGATCGTGCTGGGAATCCTGTGGAAACGGTGCAACGCCAAGGGCGCGGCGGCAGGCATGATCGTCGGTCTCGCGCTGACCATCAGCTACATGATCTACACGCTGGAGGTGTTCGGAACCGAGGCGAACGAGCCGATCCTCAACATCAGTCCCGAGGCGATCGGTGTGATCGGCGCGGCGGTCAACTTCATCGTCGCGATCGTGGTGTCGAAGCTGACGGCGCCGCCACCGAAGCACCTGGAGGAGATGGTGGAGAACCTGCGTTACCCGGCCGATCGCAGAACCGAACCGGCGGCCGGATCGCAGACCGGTTCGGAGCCGGCCGAAAGCTGATCTCCCGCCGCTGCCGGAGTACACGTGCCCGCGCCGGACCGGCGCGGGCACGTGTGTCTTCCGGAGCGGCCCGGTCCAGCACGCCGGTACTGGTGTGGCTTTCCCGGTGGCGAGCGGACGGTGTGGTCACCGAGGACCCCGTACGGTCGGGTGCCTACGGCGGCGTCGCGCGCAAGCCCTCACTCGGCACTGACTCGGCACTGACTCGGCACTGACTCGGCACTGACTCGGGGCGCCGACGGCGCCTCAACAAAGCAGCGCCCGCGCGAGGTCGCCGGGTTCGGTGCCCGCTTCGGCGACGATCCCGCCGGTGGCATCGCGGATGCTGGACCCGCCCGCGGTGTGTTCGAAGCCCCCGCCCGTCGGCCCGGCGAAGCTGGCCACCGCGACCCACATGCCGTGTTCGGTGGCGATCCGCCGGGCCCGCCGCGCTGCGTGGGTGCCTCGGACGCCGCCTTCACCGTTCCCGCGACGTAGGCGTCGATGCCGAGTGCCGCGGTGTCGGTCGAATGGCTGGCCACCCCGGTGTCCTTGCGGATCGCCAGGCCGAGGCGCCACCCGTCGACCTCGAGCGACCCTGGTTCCTCGCCGGGGCTGAACCGCTCGAGTTCGGCGGTGCCGAGCCACATCTTGCGGTAGGCGACAGTCGTCCGCGTCCCGTCCACCGCGAGCATCGCGATGTACGCCCGACCCCGCTGGTCCGCGACGGGCGCGCCCACGAGCGCGATCGATCCCGTCTCTGCGCAGGCGACCTCCAGCTGGGCCAGCCGGGGATCGTCGGTGGCGACGGCGGGCGCGTCGAGTTCGTACCCCGTCAGCGACAGTTCGGGGAACACCACGACGCGGGCGCCCGCGGCGCGCACGGCCTGCGCGTGCGCCCGTACGTTCGACGCGACATCGAGCCCGACGCACCACGGTTGGGCCACTGCCAGGGAGAGGGGTTGGCGCATCGGCCCAATCTAGAGTCTGGTGCGCGGTCGACCCGCCACGGAATCGACAGGTGAGTCTGTCAAGATGGTGCCATGTCCTCGCCGATCCGCCCCTACCGTGGCGTCAGCGCCGAGAACCGTAAGGCGCAGCGCAGGGCGAGGCTGCTGGAGGCCGGTCTGGACCTGCTCGGCACCGTCGGCTACGAGCAGACCACCATGACCGCAGTGTGCGCGCGGGCCAAACTCACCGAGCGCTACTTCTACGAGAGCTTCCGGGGCAGGGAAGAGCTGCTGGTCGCGGTCGTGGACCAGGTCGCGGAAGAGATCCGCGACACCGCGCTGCGGGCACTGCGCGAACACCCCGGCGATCCCGCCGCGAAGGCGCGAGCGGCGCTGAGCTCGTTCGTCGACCTGCTCACCGAAGATCCGCGCAAGGGGCGCGCGGCGCTCGTGGAGTCCCTCGCGTCGCAGGCGCTGCGCAGCCGCCGCCACGAACTGCTGCAAACGTTCGCGAGCCTGGTGGTCACCCAGGCACAGGCCCTGTTCGGGCCTGCCGCGCTGCCGCCCCCGCGTGACGAGGTGAACGCGCTGCTGTTCGTCGGAGGGCTCGCCGAGCTGCTGGTGGCCTGGCTGAGCGGCGAGATCGAGGCGGGGCCCGCCGACATCGTGGACGCCGCTGCCCACCAGTTCGCCACCGGGCTGCACACCGGGCTGGAGTAGACCAGCCGCAGGGTGCCGTTAGGCAGTTCGCACAGCCTCATTGCGCCAGAAGTAGGCATGCGGCTCATGACTCGACCGGGTGTCCCGTGTCACACTTCGGCGCACCAATCGCACCTGACGGGCAGCTCAGGTCCGTTCGAGAGGACAGTTCATGGCAGGTGAACACCCCATACCGGACGCGCAACCGCAGGGCATGCGGCGGCGCCGCTTCCTCGGCTACCTACTGGCGGCGCCCACGCTGGCCGTGTCCGCGCAGGTCGGCGCCGGCGCGGCCAACCCGGGCACCGCCGGCGCGGCGGTCCCGTCCTTGCCCGGCCCGGCCGACATCCTCGACCTCGGCGACGCGCTCACCCTCGCCGCCGCCCCCACGGCGAACCTCATCACGATCACCATCGAACGTGACGGCACGGCAACGTTCGCGGTGCCGCGTGCCGAGGTCGGGCAGGGCATCACGACGACGGTGGCCATGCTCATCGCCGAAGAGTTGGACCTTCCGCTCGACAAGGTCAACGTCTCGCTGGCCGACGCGCGGCCGGAACTGGTGTTCAACCAGCTCACCGGCGGCTCCAACTCGGTGCGCTCGCTGTACGACCCGGTGCGCACCGCTGCCGCGATCGCCAGGGCGCGGCTGCTGGCCACCGCGGCCGCGCGGTGGAACGTCGACGTGGGTACGTTGTCGGTTCGCGCGGGCGTGGTGTTCGGGCCGAACGGGCAGCAGGCCGACTACGGCTCACTCACCGAGGCGGCGGCAGGCACCAGCACCGAGCAGGTCAGTGCCGAGCCCAAGGCACCGGGACAGTTCACGCTCGTCGGAACCCCACAGTCACGCATCGACGCCTTGGAGGCGGTGACCGGTCGCAAGCAGTTCACCATGGACCTACGGGTACCCGGTGCCAAGCCGACCATGGTGTGCCGCCCGCCGACGATCAACGGAACGGTTCGGGCGGTGCACAACGCGGCCGAGGTCGAGGCGATGCCCGGCATCACCGACGTCACGGTGATCTCCACCGGTGTCGCGGTGCGGGGCGAGACCTTCGGCCAGTGCATCGACGCCGTGCGAGCACTGCGCGTGGACTGGGGGCCGGGCACGGTGGACGGCGAGTCCGACGAAACCGTCCTCGCGAAACTGAAGGCCGCCACCCTCCCGGCGGCGGTCCCACCACTGCTGACCAAGAGCCTGGACGCCGAGTTCGTCTTCGACTTCTCCAGCAACAGCGCGCTGGAGACCAACTGCGCCATCGCCGACGTACGTGCCGACCGTGCCGAGATCTGGTCCGGTCTGAAGTCACCGATCGTGGCGCAGGAGCAGATCGCGGCGAGGCTCGGGCTGCCTGTCAGCGCGGTGAGGGTGCACGTCGTCACCGGCGGCGGCTCCTTCGGCCGCAAGCTGTTCGGTGACGCCGCGCTGGAGGCCGCCGAGATCTCGCAGAAGCTCGGCAAGCCGGTGAAGCTGATGTGGCACCGGGCCGACGACTCCCGGCACGGCCGCGCGCACCCGATGTCGGTGTCGCGGATCAGGGCGAACTACTCGGCAGGCAACGTGGTGAGCTTCGAGCACCGGCACACCAGCGTCGAGACCGACTTCGGGCACGGTCTCGGTGAGATCCTGACCTCGGTGGCAGCGCGACTGCCCGTCGGTGACGTCAGCTTCTCGCAGACGGTTTTCCTGCTGTCCCAGTCGAACCCCTACCACCTCGGGGTCACGACGCAGACGCTCAACGAGGTGCCGCTGAAGTTCCACACCGGCAGCATGCGCAACGTCTACTCACCCAACGTGGTGTGTGCCCGCGAACTGGTCATGGACGCCCTCGCCGAGAAGATGGGCAAGGATCCGGTGGCGTTCCGCCGGGAACTGCTCAAGGAGGATCGCTTCCGCGCCGTGCTCGACAAGCTCGTCGAGGTCGGCCAGTGGGGCAGGCCGATGCCGGAGGGCACGGCGCAGGGCGTCGGTTTCCACCTGGAGTACAAGAGCGTCAGCGCCGTGCTGGTGGAGATCGACTGCAGGCCGGAGACGGTGAATCGCTCCGTCCGCGACGCGGTCACCGGCCCGCGGGTCACCAAGGCCGTCGGGGTGGTCGACGCGGGGCTGCCGATCAACCCGCGCGGTCTGGAGGCGCAGATGATCGGCTGCATCAACGACGGTATCGCGCTCGCGTTGACCTCCAGCCTGCATGTGGAGGACGGGTTGCCGCTGGAGGCCAGCTGGGACAACTACTTCTACACCCGGCAGTGGAACACCCCGCCCGAGATGCGCGTGGTGGTCATGCCACCGACCACCGGGGTGCCGGGTGGCGCGGGCGAACTCGGCGTGGCCAGTTCGCTCGCGGCGGTGGCGAGTGCCTACGGCAGGGCCACGGGAACCTTGCCCACCCGGTTCCCGATCAACCACGCCACGTTGAGCTTCGAGCCGAAGCCGAAGGTCCCCCCGGTGCCTGCCTCGCCGGTGGACGGCCTCAAGTACGCCCAGTGACAAGGAGTTAGTCAGTGCCTCAACACACCTTCACCGTCAACGGCGAGCAGGTGACGGTCGACGCCGAGGACAACGTGCGCCTGCTGTGGGTGCTGCGTGACCTGCTCGGGATCACCGGGCCCAAGTACGGCTGCGGCATCAACGTCTGCAAGGCGTGTACCAGCCACATCAACGGCAAGGCGTTCAATCCGTGCGCCGTGCCGGTCTCGAAGATCAAAACCAGCGACGAGATCACCACCATCGAAGGAGTCGCCGATCCTGACACCGGCGAGCTGCACCCGATGCAGCAGGCGTGGCTGGAGCGCGACGTCTCGCAGTGCGGCTACTGCCAGCCCGGCCAGATCATGGCGGCCATCGCCAAGGTGCGAAAGGTCAAGGCCGAGGGCCGCGAGCTCAGCGACGCCGACCTGGACGAGATCCGCAACATCTGTCGCTGCGGCACCTATTCCCGCATCCGGGAGGCGATCAGGAGCGCGGCGGAGAAGATGTAGCCGACGAAGAGGTAGCCGTCACGGTCGTTCAGTCGTCCTCCTCGTCGTGGGCGGCCACGTAGTGGGTCCCGGACCAGGCGGCACGGGCTCCTGAGTCGCCGATCCGCACGACCTGTACCGCGGAGCCGGCGGCGAAGGCGATCGTGATCAACGCGAGCAGGGTTGCGACCGGGCGGGCCCAGCGTGCCGTGGTCACCGGGACGGTGCGCGTGCCCGCTTCGGTGTTGGCGCGCCGCCGCCCCCGGAAGTGCTCGATCGCCACCACGGCCGTCACGGCGGCCACCATAGGCACGAAGACGGCCAGTAGCTGGTCGCCGAGTTCGGCGTGTTCGGCGATCAGCGGCGTTGCCGCGAGCCTGCTGCGCAGGCCCTCACCGCTGCTGGTCGCGATCGGGATGGACACCGCGGCCAGCGAGGCGAGGCCGACTACTGCCCAACCGTAGCGGCGGCGCGCGGCCGGCCACACCGCGACGGTGACGGCCGCGAGCAGAGCGAGCGGGACGAGCACGACGACGGCGTGCACGACGAGCACGTGCAGGGGCAGCCCTGCGACGAACGTGGGCATTTGCGGATGCCTTTCGGTGAGCCGATCGGTCGCCCGGCACCACGGTGAGGGCCGGGCCTACCCCAGCGATGATGGCGGCTGCTCCTTGGAGAATTCTTGGGACGCCGCGAGTGGCAGGGTCAGCCGCAGCCGTGCCCCGCCGCCGGGCTGGTTGCTCGCGCTGACAGTGCCGCCGTGGCGGGCGGCGATCTCGCTGACGAGCGCGAGCCCGATGCCGTAGCCACGTGGCTGCTGCCCGTCGCGGGCCGTCGCGAACCGTTCGAACACACCGGGAAGCAGGTCTGCATCGAACCCGGGGCCGTCGTCGGCGACCTCGAGGCTGGCGTGGCGTGCCGCCGAGCTGACGCTGATGGTGACGCCCGCGCGGGCGTGAGAAGAGGCGTTGTCCAGCAACGCGGTCACGGCCCGGCGCAACGCGACCGCCGACCCCCGGACCGCGACCGGTGCGCTGGGCCGAATGACCTGGACGGGGACCGGGTCGTTGGTCGATGCGGCTCCAACTCGCTCGGCCAGTTCCGCCAGGTCCACAGTAGAACTCGGAAGTGGCGAGCCGGGTTCGGCCGCCAGCAACAGGTCGTCGAGGATGGCCGCCAGGTGTCGTGCGTCGGCCGCCACGGCGGCCGCCTCGCCACGGAGATCGGCGTGCCCTGGGTCCCGGCGCAGGTGGCGGTGAAGCAGTTGCACCCGGGTGGAAAGCAGGGTGAGCGGGGTACGCAACTCGTGGCCCGCGTCGGCGACGAAGCGGCGCTGCAGGGCCAGTGCCTGCGCCATCGGCCGCACCGCGCGGCGGCCGAGCCAGACCCCGGCCACGGCGGCCAGCACCAGTCCGAGTCCGCCGCTGAGCAGCAGAGCCGAGGCCAGCCGGACCCGTTCTGCGTGGTCCGAAGACAGATCGAGCGCGGCCTGTATCGTCTGCTGTCCCCGCCGGACCGTATGTACCCGGTACTCGACGCCGCCGGCGCGGTAGTCGACGGTGCTGTCCTGCCCGGTGGCCGAGGTGTTCGCGAGGGCGGCCTCGTCCGGCAACCCCGGTGGCAGCCCCGGCGTGGCTACCTGCCCTCCGGAGGTCTGCGCGACCAGCCAGACCGAGGCAGGGGGATCGGCGACGTCATCGGCCCTT encodes:
- a CDS encoding DUF4212 domain-containing protein; the protein is MAHTGEEGQVASQGDWRREYWRRNLRLKLILLSIWFVVPFGGGILFVEQLNQVSFGGYPLGFWIAQQGSIYTFLVLILIYAVRMDRLDDKFGVSERDGEGNRL
- a CDS encoding sodium:solute symporter family protein; this translates as MSNIQVWTLVFIVITFAIYIGIAWRSRVAETKGFYVAGQGIPTVANGAAIAADWMSAASFISMAGLIAFLGSDGSIYLMGWTGGYVLLAMLIAPYLRKWGKFTVPEFVGDRYSELVRTVAAGAAIIISFTYVVGQMNGGGIVFSRFLNINITGGVIIAAAIIFTYAVLGGMKGITWTQVAQYTVLIIAYLIPAIAVAQLITGIPIPQVSFGQILNELNALSTEFGLDRYTDAFTARPMIDIFLVTLTLMIGTAGLPHVIIRFYTTKTVRGSRYSAFWALLFIALLYTTAPAVGAFTKFNLLDGVQGKAVSELPQWISNWAATGLVSINPDATTIESVSNSADAGADLTINNDILVLASPEIAGLPAPIVGLVAAGGMAAAMSTAAGLLLVIASSVSHDFYFRRIRTHAYDRERLLIGRVAMAGAVVVAVIAGINPPAFVAQVVAFAFGMAASSFFPAIVLGILWKRCNAKGAAAGMIVGLALTISYMIYTLEVFGTEANEPILNISPEAIGVIGAAVNFIVAIVVSKLTAPPPKHLEEMVENLRYPADRRTEPAAGSQTGSEPAES
- a CDS encoding carbon-nitrogen hydrolase family protein, giving the protein MRQPLSLAVAQPWCVGLDVASNVRAHAQAVRAAGARVVVFPELSLTGYELDAPAVATDDPRLAQLEVACAETGSIALVGAPVADQRGRAYIAMLAVDGTRTTVAYRKMWLGTAELERFSPGEEPGSLEVDGWRLGLAIRKDTGVASHSTDTAALGIDAYVAGTVKAASEAPTQRGGPGGSPPNTACGSRWPASPGRRAGASNTPRAGPASAMPPAGSSPKRAPNPATSRGRCFVEAPSAPRVSAESVPSQCRVSAE
- a CDS encoding TetR/AcrR family transcriptional regulator — its product is MSSPIRPYRGVSAENRKAQRRARLLEAGLDLLGTVGYEQTTMTAVCARAKLTERYFYESFRGREELLVAVVDQVAEEIRDTALRALREHPGDPAAKARAALSSFVDLLTEDPRKGRAALVESLASQALRSRRHELLQTFASLVVTQAQALFGPAALPPPRDEVNALLFVGGLAELLVAWLSGEIEAGPADIVDAAAHQFATGLHTGLE
- a CDS encoding molybdopterin cofactor-binding domain-containing protein; protein product: MAGEHPIPDAQPQGMRRRRFLGYLLAAPTLAVSAQVGAGAANPGTAGAAVPSLPGPADILDLGDALTLAAAPTANLITITIERDGTATFAVPRAEVGQGITTTVAMLIAEELDLPLDKVNVSLADARPELVFNQLTGGSNSVRSLYDPVRTAAAIARARLLATAAARWNVDVGTLSVRAGVVFGPNGQQADYGSLTEAAAGTSTEQVSAEPKAPGQFTLVGTPQSRIDALEAVTGRKQFTMDLRVPGAKPTMVCRPPTINGTVRAVHNAAEVEAMPGITDVTVISTGVAVRGETFGQCIDAVRALRVDWGPGTVDGESDETVLAKLKAATLPAAVPPLLTKSLDAEFVFDFSSNSALETNCAIADVRADRAEIWSGLKSPIVAQEQIAARLGLPVSAVRVHVVTGGGSFGRKLFGDAALEAAEISQKLGKPVKLMWHRADDSRHGRAHPMSVSRIRANYSAGNVVSFEHRHTSVETDFGHGLGEILTSVAARLPVGDVSFSQTVFLLSQSNPYHLGVTTQTLNEVPLKFHTGSMRNVYSPNVVCARELVMDALAEKMGKDPVAFRRELLKEDRFRAVLDKLVEVGQWGRPMPEGTAQGVGFHLEYKSVSAVLVEIDCRPETVNRSVRDAVTGPRVTKAVGVVDAGLPINPRGLEAQMIGCINDGIALALTSSLHVEDGLPLEASWDNYFYTRQWNTPPEMRVVVMPPTTGVPGGAGELGVASSLAAVASAYGRATGTLPTRFPINHATLSFEPKPKVPPVPASPVDGLKYAQ
- a CDS encoding (2Fe-2S)-binding protein, whose translation is MPQHTFTVNGEQVTVDAEDNVRLLWVLRDLLGITGPKYGCGINVCKACTSHINGKAFNPCAVPVSKIKTSDEITTIEGVADPDTGELHPMQQAWLERDVSQCGYCQPGQIMAAIAKVRKVKAEGRELSDADLDEIRNICRCGTYSRIREAIRSAAEKM
- a CDS encoding DUF2231 domain-containing protein produces the protein MPTFVAGLPLHVLVVHAVVVLVPLALLAAVTVAVWPAARRRYGWAVVGLASLAAVSIPIATSSGEGLRSRLAATPLIAEHAELGDQLLAVFVPMVAAVTAVVAIEHFRGRRRANTEAGTRTVPVTTARWARPVATLLALITIAFAAGSAVQVVRIGDSGARAAWSGTHYVAAHDEEDD
- a CDS encoding sensor histidine kinase, encoding MTTRPRDRSAPADPDGRLLRRASWRLGAQAGLIVALIVTVLSALAVLVVVQGQHRGAASLLAQAVARADDVADPPASVWLVAQTSGGQVATPGLPPGLPDEAALANTSATGQDSTVDYRAGGVEYRVHTVRRGQQTIQAALDLSSDHAERVRLASALLLSGGLGLVLAAVAGVWLGRRAVRPMAQALALQRRFVADAGHELRTPLTLLSTRVQLLHRHLRRDPGHADLRGEAAAVAADARHLAAILDDLLLAAEPGSPLPSSTVDLAELAERVGAASTNDPVPVQVIRPSAPVAVRGSAVALRRAVTALLDNASSHARAGVTISVSSAARHASLEVADDGPGFDADLLPGVFERFATARDGQQPRGYGIGLALVSEIAARHGGTVSASNQPGGGARLRLTLPLAASQEFSKEQPPSSLG